One Pseudomonas brassicacearum genomic region harbors:
- a CDS encoding RcnB family protein, giving the protein MRKPTLIASLVLISGLTALGPAAQAVEKTGDALEHSPSNGRRLVENDRVPADYQRADRAMKDWKQKQLEQPTSEQQWVHIDDKYLLIETVSGAIVKIVPATR; this is encoded by the coding sequence ATGCGCAAACCCACCCTGATCGCCAGCCTGGTCCTGATCTCCGGTCTCACAGCCCTTGGGCCTGCCGCGCAAGCCGTCGAGAAAACCGGGGATGCCTTGGAGCATTCGCCAAGCAATGGCCGCAGGCTGGTGGAGAACGACCGGGTACCGGCGGATTACCAGCGCGCGGACAGGGCCATGAAAGACTGGAAACAGAAGCAGCTCGAGCAGCCGACAAGCGAGCAGCAATGGGTGCATATCGACGACAAATACTTGTTGATCGAAACCGTGTCCGGCGCAATCGTCAAGATCGTTCCGGCCACGCGTTAG
- a CDS encoding protealysin inhibitor emfourin has protein sequence MKTLPNLDDNAVVRLSRQGGVAAIHALTRPREIEFAQCDLDQRTRICSVLEGCLPLTSSTPGRGDQRFFQIEVRYRTDDHDDEMVLQVPEDQAPGELVHLWDKGEVL, from the coding sequence ATGAAAACCCTTCCAAACCTCGACGATAACGCCGTGGTACGGCTGTCACGCCAGGGCGGCGTGGCGGCTATCCATGCCTTGACCCGCCCCCGGGAAATCGAGTTCGCCCAGTGCGACCTCGACCAGCGCACGCGCATCTGCTCGGTATTGGAAGGCTGCCTGCCGCTGACTTCGTCCACCCCAGGCCGGGGCGATCAGCGTTTTTTTCAGATCGAGGTGCGCTATCGCACCGACGACCACGATGACGAGATGGTGCTGCAGGTGCCTGAGGACCAGGCACCCGGTGAACTGGTGCACCTGTGGGACAAAGGCGAAGTGCTCTGA
- a CDS encoding M4 family metallopeptidase produces MTDFRPLHSFIPPYILNRIIAHGSEQQRSRALGTLTHVRSLRHNPGPPHNPPAAAKLPKPGKAGQPQRSVHDAQNTMELPGQPIRLEGQPASGDPAVDEAYDALGATYDFFWKILGRDSIDNKGFALVGSVHYGQGYENAFWNGAQMVFGDGDGEIFQRFTRSLDVVAHELAHGVTESEAGLIYANQSGALNESISDVFGVLVKQFVLEQTADQADWLIGADLLTDKINGDGLRSMSNPGTAYDDPMLGKDPQPAHMREFVITREDNGGVHINSGIPNRAFYLVATALGGFAWEKAGRIWYDTLCDRKLANDASFSAFARLTVEHARQRFGAREVQAVQDGWAQVGVDLTEES; encoded by the coding sequence ATGACTGATTTTCGCCCGCTTCACAGTTTCATTCCTCCGTACATTCTCAACCGCATCATCGCCCACGGCTCCGAACAGCAACGCTCCAGGGCCCTGGGCACCCTGACCCACGTGCGCAGCCTGCGGCACAATCCCGGTCCGCCGCACAACCCGCCCGCCGCCGCGAAGCTGCCCAAGCCAGGCAAGGCCGGGCAGCCGCAGCGCAGTGTGCATGACGCCCAAAACACCATGGAACTGCCCGGCCAGCCGATACGCCTGGAAGGCCAACCGGCCAGCGGTGACCCGGCTGTGGACGAAGCCTACGATGCCCTCGGCGCCACCTATGATTTTTTCTGGAAAATCCTGGGCCGCGATTCCATCGACAATAAAGGCTTCGCCCTGGTAGGCAGCGTGCATTATGGCCAGGGCTACGAAAACGCGTTCTGGAACGGCGCGCAAATGGTGTTCGGCGACGGTGACGGTGAAATTTTCCAGCGTTTCACCCGCTCTCTGGACGTCGTGGCCCATGAGTTGGCCCACGGCGTCACCGAAAGCGAAGCCGGGCTGATCTATGCCAATCAGTCCGGGGCGTTGAACGAGTCCATCTCCGATGTGTTCGGCGTGCTGGTCAAGCAGTTCGTGCTCGAACAGACCGCCGACCAGGCCGACTGGCTGATCGGCGCCGACCTGCTCACCGACAAGATCAACGGCGACGGCCTGCGCAGCATGTCCAACCCCGGCACGGCCTACGATGACCCGATGCTGGGCAAGGATCCGCAACCGGCCCACATGCGCGAATTCGTCATCACGCGCGAAGACAACGGTGGCGTGCACATCAATTCCGGCATTCCCAACCGAGCCTTTTATCTGGTGGCCACCGCGCTGGGCGGATTTGCCTGGGAAAAGGCCGGCCGGATCTGGTATGACACCTTGTGCGACCGCAAACTGGCCAACGACGCGTCCTTCAGCGCTTTCGCCCGCCTGACCGTCGAGCACGCCCGCCAGCGCTTCGGCGCACGGGAGGTGCAAGCGGTGCAGGATGGCTGGGCCCAGGTCGGCGTCGACCTGACAGAGGAAAGCTGA
- a CDS encoding FKBP-type peptidyl-prolyl cis-trans isomerase yields the protein MNEELQIIDLEQGDGKSVVKGALITTQYRGTLEDGTEFDSSYSRGKPFQCVIGTGRVIKGWDLGLMGMKVGGKRKLLVPAHLAYGERSMGAHIKPNANLIFEIELLEVLTRDD from the coding sequence ATGAACGAAGAACTGCAAATCATCGACCTGGAACAGGGTGACGGCAAAAGCGTAGTCAAAGGTGCGCTGATCACCACCCAATATCGCGGCACACTTGAAGACGGTACTGAATTCGATTCCTCCTACAGCCGCGGCAAACCCTTCCAGTGTGTGATCGGCACCGGTCGCGTTATCAAGGGCTGGGACCTGGGGCTGATGGGCATGAAGGTCGGCGGCAAGCGCAAGCTGCTGGTGCCGGCCCACCTGGCCTACGGTGAACGGTCCATGGGCGCGCACATCAAGCCCAACGCCAACCTCATCTTTGAAATCGAGTTGCTGGAAGTGCTGACCCGGGACGATTGA
- a CDS encoding ArsR/SmtB family transcription factor, translating to MNAEHHDAGVSQVAAAIAEPARTRMLCALMDGHARTSTELASIAEVSASTASAHLAKLKDLALVRLHVQGRHRYYSLADPRVAQALEALMVIGQNAAPTFTPRTPDRLQFARTCYDHMAGTLAVRLHDRMIEAGWLVEVQGQGYRLSEPGAALFEGLGIDVQLLAAQRRRFACPCLDWSMRRPHLGGALGAALLQVAIKRKWVIQDLDSRALGLTASGRREMAGRFGISAEIDVNPTGAIASKLAPTVGLR from the coding sequence ATGAACGCAGAACATCATGATGCAGGCGTGTCCCAGGTGGCCGCCGCCATTGCCGAACCGGCTCGTACCCGGATGCTGTGTGCCTTGATGGACGGCCATGCCCGCACCAGCACCGAATTGGCGAGCATCGCCGAGGTCAGCGCCTCCACCGCCAGTGCCCACCTGGCCAAGCTCAAGGACCTGGCCTTGGTACGCCTGCACGTCCAGGGCCGGCATCGCTACTACAGCCTGGCGGACCCGCGCGTCGCCCAGGCCCTCGAAGCGCTGATGGTGATCGGTCAGAATGCCGCACCGACCTTCACGCCGCGCACCCCGGATCGCCTGCAATTCGCCCGTACCTGCTACGACCACATGGCCGGCACCCTGGCGGTGCGGCTGCATGATCGGATGATCGAGGCCGGGTGGCTGGTGGAGGTACAAGGACAGGGTTATCGGTTGAGTGAACCCGGCGCGGCGTTGTTCGAGGGGTTGGGCATCGACGTCCAGTTACTCGCCGCGCAACGGCGCCGATTCGCCTGCCCCTGCCTGGACTGGAGCATGCGCCGTCCGCACCTGGGCGGGGCCCTGGGGGCGGCGTTGCTGCAAGTGGCGATCAAGCGCAAGTGGGTGATCCAGGACCTGGATAGCCGGGCGCTGGGATTGACGGCCAGTGGTCGTCGGGAGATGGCGGGGCGGTTTGGGATCAGTGCCGAAATTGACGTCAACCCCACTGGCGCTATCGCGAGCAAGCTCGCTCCCACAGTGGGCCTGCGCTGA
- a CDS encoding AraC family transcriptional regulator, translating into MQPPAQHLKMPPFDADLPSPIFFRSACMPAHATYPRHRHAWGEFVYSYSGVMEIEIAQHHYLAPPQYGIWLPPDMEHVGFNRHEACHCSLYLAAELCSALPAEPCALTLSPLIRALLEELRSDPPSQPQTPQQERLLQVLVDKLTEAPHVGSYLPSSDDPLLGPVLRALEANPGDPRSLPELARAANTTERTLMRRAQRDLGMSLVEWRQRVKVIEALALLARGQTVETIGLDLGYSSASAFISMFRKMMGTTPDEYRRRHMA; encoded by the coding sequence ATGCAGCCTCCAGCCCAACATCTGAAAATGCCTCCGTTCGACGCGGACCTGCCCTCGCCGATTTTCTTTCGCAGCGCCTGCATGCCGGCCCACGCCACTTATCCCCGGCATCGGCATGCCTGGGGTGAGTTCGTCTACTCCTACAGTGGAGTGATGGAAATCGAGATCGCCCAGCACCATTACCTGGCGCCACCGCAGTACGGCATCTGGCTGCCGCCGGACATGGAGCACGTTGGGTTCAATCGGCATGAGGCTTGCCACTGTTCGTTGTACCTGGCGGCCGAACTGTGCAGTGCGCTGCCTGCCGAGCCCTGTGCGCTGACCTTGAGCCCGTTGATCCGCGCCCTCCTGGAAGAGCTGCGCAGCGACCCGCCCAGCCAACCACAGACGCCTCAGCAGGAACGCCTGTTGCAGGTGCTGGTGGACAAACTGACCGAAGCGCCTCATGTCGGCAGCTACCTGCCCTCTTCCGATGACCCGCTTCTGGGCCCTGTGCTGCGGGCCTTGGAGGCCAATCCAGGCGATCCGCGCTCACTGCCGGAATTGGCCCGCGCCGCCAACACCACCGAACGCACGCTGATGCGTCGGGCCCAGCGGGACCTGGGCATGTCATTGGTGGAATGGCGCCAGCGTGTGAAAGTCATCGAAGCCCTGGCCTTGCTCGCACGTGGCCAGACCGTGGAAACCATCGGCCTGGACCTGGGCTACAGCAGCGCCTCGGCATTCATCAGCATGTTTCGCAAAATGATGGGGACTACGCCGGATGAGTATCGACGCAGGCATATGGCTTGA
- a CDS encoding DMT family transporter: protein MTTRRALDGQVSALMTGLCAIWGFQQVAIKASAADMAPMLQLGVRSAIAAVLVWLLVLARGERLSLADGSWRPGLLVGLLFALEFVMVGEGLRHTTASHMVIFLYTAPMFAALGLHWRLPSERLKPAQWLGIAVAFAGIVVAFSGGSGAPNGSSLLGDCMGLLAGALWGATTVTVRCSRLTDLPASQTLLYQLVGAGVLLIGMSVALAQTTINPTPQLIASLAFQVLLVSFASFLIWFSLLRHYLASQLGVLSFMTPLFGIGFGVWLLDEPLEPNFILGAVLVLGGILLVSGYGWFHQRWGRWLVLRRG from the coding sequence ATGACCACCCGCCGCGCCCTGGATGGCCAGGTCAGTGCCCTTATGACTGGACTCTGTGCCATCTGGGGTTTCCAGCAAGTCGCGATCAAGGCCAGCGCCGCTGACATGGCACCGATGCTGCAACTGGGCGTGCGCTCGGCCATCGCCGCGGTACTGGTCTGGCTGTTGGTGCTGGCGCGGGGTGAACGCCTGTCCCTGGCCGACGGCAGTTGGCGGCCGGGCCTGCTGGTGGGCCTGCTGTTTGCCCTGGAGTTCGTGATGGTGGGCGAAGGCCTGCGGCATACGACGGCTTCGCACATGGTGATTTTCCTGTACACCGCACCGATGTTCGCTGCCCTCGGCTTGCACTGGAGGCTGCCGAGCGAACGCCTCAAGCCGGCGCAATGGCTGGGTATCGCCGTCGCATTCGCCGGGATCGTGGTGGCCTTCAGTGGTGGCTCGGGAGCGCCGAACGGCAGTTCATTGCTCGGCGACTGCATGGGGTTGTTGGCCGGTGCGCTGTGGGGCGCGACCACGGTGACGGTCCGTTGTTCGCGATTGACGGACCTGCCCGCCAGCCAGACGCTGTTGTATCAATTAGTCGGCGCCGGGGTGCTGCTGATCGGGATGTCGGTGGCCTTGGCACAGACCACGATCAACCCCACGCCGCAACTCATTGCCAGCCTGGCGTTCCAGGTGTTGCTGGTGTCCTTCGCCAGTTTTCTGATCTGGTTCTCGCTGCTGCGTCACTACCTGGCTTCGCAGTTGGGCGTGCTGTCGTTCATGACACCGTTGTTCGGCATTGGCTTTGGTGTCTGGCTGCTGGACGAACCGTTGGAGCCGAACTTCATCCTCGGCGCGGTCCTGGTGCTGGGTGGGATTCTGCTGGTCAGTGGCTACGGTTGGTTTCACCAGCGCTGGGGACGATGGCTGGTATTGCGTCGGGGGTAG
- a CDS encoding branched-chain amino acid aminotransferase, translated as MGNESINWDKLGFDYIKTDKRYLSHWRDGAWDAGTLTDDNVLHISEGSTALHYGQQCFEGLKAYRCKDGSINLFRPDQNAARMQRSCARLLMPHVETEQFIEACKQVVRANERFIPPYGTGGALYLRPFVIGVGDNIGVRTAPEFIFSIFCIPVGAYFKGGLTPHNFLISSFDRAAPQGTGAAKVGGNYAASLMPGSQAKKASFADCIYLDPMTHSKIEEVGSANFFGITHDNKFVTPKSPSVLPGITRLSLIELAKSRLGLEVIEGDVFIDKLSDFKEAGACGTAAVITPIGGISYKDKLHVFHSETEVGPITQKLYKELTGVQTGDVEAPAGWIVKV; from the coding sequence ATGGGTAACGAGAGCATCAATTGGGACAAACTGGGCTTTGACTACATCAAGACCGACAAGCGCTACCTGTCGCACTGGCGCGATGGCGCCTGGGACGCCGGCACCCTGACCGACGACAACGTACTGCACATCAGCGAGGGCTCCACCGCCCTGCACTATGGCCAGCAGTGCTTCGAAGGCCTGAAGGCCTATCGCTGCAAGGACGGTTCGATCAACCTGTTCCGCCCGGACCAGAACGCCGCCCGCATGCAACGCAGCTGCGCCCGCCTGCTGATGCCGCACGTCGAGACCGAGCAGTTCATCGAAGCCTGCAAGCAAGTGGTCCGCGCCAACGAGCGCTTCATCCCGCCCTACGGCACTGGCGGCGCGCTGTACCTGCGTCCGTTCGTGATCGGCGTGGGTGACAACATCGGCGTGCGCACCGCACCCGAGTTCATCTTCTCGATTTTCTGCATCCCGGTCGGCGCCTACTTCAAGGGCGGCCTGACCCCGCACAACTTCCTGATCTCCAGCTTCGACCGCGCCGCCCCACAAGGCACCGGCGCGGCCAAGGTCGGTGGCAACTATGCCGCCAGCCTGATGCCCGGCTCCCAGGCCAAGAAAGCCAGCTTCGCCGACTGCATCTACCTGGACCCGATGACCCACTCGAAAATCGAGGAAGTCGGCTCGGCGAACTTCTTCGGCATCACCCACGACAACAAATTCGTCACCCCCAAATCCCCTTCGGTCCTGCCGGGCATCACCCGCCTGTCGCTGATCGAACTGGCCAAATCGCGCCTGGGGCTGGAAGTGATCGAAGGCGACGTGTTCATCGACAAGCTGTCGGACTTCAAGGAAGCCGGGGCCTGCGGTACCGCCGCGGTGATCACCCCGATTGGCGGCATCAGCTACAAAGACAAGCTGCACGTGTTCCACAGCGAAACCGAAGTCGGTCCGATCACCCAGAAGCTCTACAAAGAGCTGACCGGCGTGCAGACCGGCGACGTGGAAGCGCCAGCGGGTTGGATCGTCAAGGTTTGA
- the lpdA gene encoding dihydrolipoyl dehydrogenase gives MQQTLSTTLLIIGGGPGGYVAAIRAGQLGIPTILVEGQALGGTCLNIGCIPSKALIHVAEQFHQTRHHSQGSALGITVSAPTLDIGKSVEWKDGIVDRLTTGVAALLKKHKVQVIHGWAKVVDGKTVDVGDTRIQCEHLLLATGSKSVNLPMLPVGGPIISSTEALAPTSVPKHLVVVGGGYIGLELGIAYRKLGAEVSVVEAQERILPAYDGELTQPVHEALKQLGVKLYLKHSVEGFDAQASTLQVRDPAGDTLNLATDRVLVAVGRKPNSQGWNLEALDLAMNGAAVKIDHRCQTSMRNVWAIGDLSGEPMLAHRAMAQGEMVAELIAGQHREFNPTAIAAVCFTDPELVVVGKTPDEAQAAGLDCIVSSFPFAANGRAMTLESKSGFVRVVARRDNHLIVGWQAVGVGVSELSTAFGQSLEMGARLEDIAGTIHAHPTLGEAVQEAALRALGHALHL, from the coding sequence ATGCAACAGACTTTGAGCACCACGCTGCTGATCATCGGCGGCGGCCCCGGCGGCTATGTGGCGGCAATCCGCGCCGGCCAGTTGGGCATCCCGACCATCCTGGTGGAAGGCCAGGCGTTGGGCGGGACCTGCCTGAACATCGGCTGTATTCCGTCCAAGGCGTTGATCCACGTGGCCGAGCAATTTCACCAGACGCGGCACCACAGCCAAGGCTCAGCCTTGGGCATCACGGTGTCGGCGCCGACCCTGGACATCGGCAAGAGCGTGGAATGGAAGGACGGCATCGTCGATCGCCTGACCACCGGGGTCGCCGCGCTGTTGAAGAAGCACAAGGTCCAGGTCATCCACGGCTGGGCCAAGGTGGTCGATGGCAAGACCGTTGACGTCGGCGACACCCGCATCCAGTGCGAGCACCTGCTGCTCGCCACCGGTTCGAAAAGCGTCAACTTGCCGATGCTGCCGGTGGGCGGGCCGATCATCTCCTCCACCGAAGCCCTCGCTCCCACTTCGGTGCCCAAGCACCTGGTGGTGGTCGGCGGTGGCTACATTGGCCTGGAGCTGGGCATCGCCTACCGCAAGCTTGGCGCCGAGGTCAGCGTGGTCGAGGCCCAGGAGCGGATCCTGCCGGCCTACGATGGCGAACTGACCCAACCGGTGCACGAGGCGCTCAAGCAGTTGGGGGTGAAGCTCTACCTCAAGCACAGCGTCGAAGGGTTCGATGCCCAGGCCAGCACCTTGCAAGTGCGTGACCCCGCTGGCGACACGCTGAACCTGGCCACCGACCGGGTGCTGGTGGCGGTCGGGCGCAAGCCCAATAGCCAAGGCTGGAATCTCGAAGCGTTGGACTTGGCGATGAACGGTGCGGCGGTGAAAATCGACCACCGCTGCCAGACCAGCATGCGCAACGTCTGGGCCATCGGCGACCTGAGCGGCGAACCGATGCTCGCCCACCGGGCCATGGCCCAGGGGGAAATGGTCGCCGAGCTGATCGCCGGCCAGCACCGGGAGTTCAATCCAACGGCTATCGCCGCTGTGTGCTTCACCGACCCGGAGCTTGTGGTGGTCGGCAAGACGCCGGACGAAGCCCAGGCGGCCGGGCTCGATTGCATCGTGTCGAGCTTCCCGTTCGCCGCCAACGGCCGGGCCATGACCCTGGAATCGAAAAGCGGTTTCGTACGGGTGGTGGCGCGCCGGGACAACCACTTGATCGTTGGCTGGCAGGCGGTCGGCGTCGGCGTGTCGGAGCTGTCCACCGCGTTTGGTCAGTCCCTGGAAATGGGCGCGCGCCTGGAAGACATCGCCGGCACCATCCACGCCCATCCGACGCTGGGCGAGGCCGTGCAGGAAGCGGCGTTGCGGGCGTTGGGGCATGCGTTGCATCTATAG
- a CDS encoding dihydrolipoamide acetyltransferase family protein — protein sequence MGTHVIKMPDIGEGIAEVELSVWHVKVGDMVVEDQVLADVMTDKAMVDIPSPVHGRVIALGGEPGEVMAVGSELIRIEVEGAGNLKEGPKESVQPAAAVPAPKSEPVAAPEPVVEKTAAPRTVAQAPVARAPEERPLASPAVRKHALDLGIQLRLVQGSGPAGRVLHEDLEAYLAQGPSIQAKGGSGYAERHDEQQIPVIGMRRKIAQRMQEATQRAAHFSYVEEIDVTALEELRVHLNEKHGASRGKLTLLPFLVRALVVALRDFPQMNARYDDEAQVIHRAGAVHVGVATQSDVGLMVPVVRHAEARSLWDSAAEISRLATAARTGKASRDELSGSTITLTSLGALGGIVSTPVLNLPEVAIVGVNKIVERPMMIKGQIVIRKMMNLSSSFDHRVVDGMDAAQFIQALRGLLEQPATLFVE from the coding sequence ATGGGCACGCACGTTATCAAGATGCCGGACATTGGCGAAGGCATCGCCGAAGTTGAACTGTCGGTGTGGCACGTCAAGGTCGGCGACATGGTGGTCGAAGACCAGGTGCTGGCCGATGTCATGACTGACAAGGCCATGGTCGACATCCCCTCGCCGGTGCATGGCCGGGTCATCGCCTTGGGCGGCGAACCCGGTGAAGTCATGGCGGTGGGCAGCGAACTGATCCGCATTGAAGTGGAAGGCGCGGGCAACCTGAAGGAAGGCCCGAAGGAATCGGTGCAACCGGCTGCGGCTGTACCAGCACCGAAGTCCGAGCCAGTGGCTGCCCCTGAACCGGTCGTGGAAAAAACGGCCGCGCCAAGAACGGTTGCGCAAGCCCCGGTCGCCCGCGCCCCCGAAGAACGCCCATTGGCCTCCCCGGCCGTGCGTAAACACGCGTTGGACCTGGGCATTCAGTTGCGCCTGGTCCAGGGCAGCGGCCCGGCCGGGCGTGTCCTGCACGAAGACCTCGAGGCCTATCTGGCCCAAGGTCCGTCGATCCAGGCCAAGGGCGGTTCGGGCTACGCCGAGCGCCACGACGAGCAGCAAATCCCGGTGATCGGCATGCGCCGCAAGATCGCCCAGCGCATGCAGGAGGCGACCCAACGCGCCGCGCATTTCAGCTACGTCGAGGAAATCGACGTCACCGCCCTGGAAGAACTGCGGGTTCACCTGAATGAAAAACACGGTGCCAGTCGGGGCAAGCTGACCCTGCTGCCATTTCTGGTGCGGGCCCTGGTCGTGGCCCTGCGGGACTTCCCGCAGATGAACGCGCGCTACGACGACGAAGCCCAGGTCATCCACCGCGCAGGCGCGGTGCATGTGGGTGTCGCCACCCAGAGCGACGTCGGCCTGATGGTACCGGTGGTGCGTCACGCCGAAGCCCGCAGCTTGTGGGACAGCGCGGCGGAAATTTCGCGCCTGGCAACAGCTGCGCGCACGGGCAAGGCCAGCCGCGACGAGTTGTCCGGTTCGACCATCACCCTGACCAGCCTCGGCGCCCTCGGCGGCATCGTCAGCACCCCGGTGCTGAACCTGCCGGAAGTGGCGATCGTCGGCGTGAACAAAATCGTCGAGCGGCCCATGATGATCAAGGGCCAGATCGTGATTCGCAAGATGATGAACCTCTCCAGCTCCTTCGATCACCGGGTGGTCGACGGCATGGACGCGGCGCAATTCATCCAGGCCCTGCGCGGCCTGCTCGAACAACCCGCAACGCTGTTCGTGGAGTAA
- a CDS encoding alpha-ketoacid dehydrogenase subunit beta: MNDHNTNIALDTAMTTTTMTMIQALRSAMDVMLERDDNVVVFGQDVGYFGGVFRCTEGLQNKYGTSRVFDAPISESGIVGVAVGMGAYGLRPVAEIQFADYVYPASDQIISEAARLRYRSAGEFTAPMTLRMPCGGGIYGGQTHSQSIEAMFTQVCGLRTVMPSNPYDAKGLLIASIENDDPVIFLEPKRLYNGPFDGHHDRPVTPWSKHPSAQVPDGYYTVPLDVAAITRPGKDVTILTYGTTVYVSQAAAEETGIDAEVIDLRSLWPLDLDTIVKSVKKTGRCVIVHEATRTCGFGAELVSLVQEHCFHHLEAPIERVTGWDTPYPHAQEWAYFPGPSRVGAALKRVMEV; this comes from the coding sequence ATGAACGATCACAACACCAATATTGCGTTGGATACCGCCATGACCACTACCACCATGACCATGATCCAGGCCCTGCGCTCGGCCATGGACGTGATGCTCGAACGCGATGACAACGTCGTGGTATTCGGCCAGGACGTGGGCTACTTCGGCGGCGTGTTCCGCTGCACCGAAGGCTTGCAGAACAAATACGGCACTTCGCGGGTGTTCGACGCACCGATTTCCGAAAGCGGCATCGTTGGCGTGGCTGTCGGCATGGGCGCCTACGGATTGCGGCCGGTGGCCGAGATCCAGTTCGCCGACTACGTCTACCCGGCCTCGGACCAGATCATTTCCGAAGCGGCGCGCCTGCGCTATCGCTCGGCCGGCGAGTTCACCGCGCCGATGACCCTGCGCATGCCTTGCGGCGGCGGCATCTATGGCGGCCAGACCCACAGCCAGAGCATCGAGGCGATGTTCACCCAGGTCTGCGGCCTGCGTACCGTGATGCCTTCGAACCCCTACGACGCCAAGGGCCTGTTGATCGCCTCCATCGAAAACGATGACCCGGTGATTTTCCTCGAACCCAAGCGCCTGTATAACGGCCCGTTCGACGGCCACCACGACCGCCCGGTAACCCCGTGGTCGAAACACCCTTCGGCGCAAGTGCCGGACGGCTACTACACCGTGCCGTTGGACGTGGCCGCCATCACCCGCCCAGGCAAGGACGTGACCATCCTCACCTATGGCACCACAGTGTATGTGTCCCAGGCCGCCGCCGAGGAAACCGGCATCGACGCCGAAGTCATCGACCTGCGCAGCCTGTGGCCACTGGACCTGGACACCATCGTCAAGTCCGTGAAGAAGACCGGCCGCTGCGTGATCGTCCATGAAGCCACCCGCACCTGCGGTTTTGGCGCCGAACTGGTATCGCTGGTCCAGGAACACTGCTTCCACCACCTGGAAGCGCCCATCGAGCGTGTCACCGGTTGGGACACCCCCTACCCGCATGCGCAGGAGTGGGCGTATTTCCCAGGGCCGTCCCGTGTGGGCGCGGCGTTGAAACGGGTCATGGAGGTCTGA
- a CDS encoding 3-methyl-2-oxobutanoate dehydrogenase (2-methylpropanoyl-transferring) subunit alpha: MNPAYEPLRLHVPEPSGRPGCKTDFSYLRLTDAGTVRKPPIDVEPAETADLARGLIRVLDDQGNALGEWAENIPVEILRKGMRAMLKTRIYDNRMVVAQRQKKMSFYMQSLGEEAIGSAQALALNIDDMCFPTYRQQSILMARDVPLVDLICQLLSNERDPLKGRQLPIMYSVKEAGFFTISGNLATQFIQGVGWGMASAIKGDTKIASAWIGDGATAESDFHTALTFAHVYRAPVILNVVNNQWAISTFQAIAGGEATTFAGRGVGCGIASLRVDGNDFMAVYAASRWAAERARRNLGPALIEWVTYRAGPHSTSDDPSKYRPADDWSHFPLGDPIARLKQHMIRIGQWSEEEHQAVSAELEAEIIAAQKEAEQYGTLAGGQVPSAATMFEDVYKEMPEHLKRQRQQLGI; this comes from the coding sequence ATGAACCCAGCGTACGAACCGCTACGCCTGCACGTCCCCGAACCCTCGGGCCGTCCCGGCTGCAAGACCGACTTTTCCTACCTGCGCCTGACCGATGCTGGCACGGTGCGCAAACCTCCCATCGACGTTGAACCCGCCGAGACCGCCGACCTGGCCCGAGGCCTGATCCGCGTGCTCGACGACCAGGGCAATGCCTTGGGCGAGTGGGCCGAGAACATTCCCGTCGAGATCCTGCGCAAGGGCATGCGCGCCATGCTCAAGACGCGGATCTACGACAACCGCATGGTGGTCGCCCAGCGCCAGAAAAAGATGTCGTTCTACATGCAGAGCCTGGGCGAAGAAGCCATCGGCAGCGCCCAGGCCCTGGCGCTGAACATCGACGACATGTGCTTCCCCACCTACCGCCAGCAAAGCATCCTGATGGCCCGCGACGTGCCGCTGGTGGACCTGATATGCCAACTGCTGTCCAACGAGCGTGATCCGCTCAAGGGCCGGCAGTTGCCGATCATGTACTCGGTCAAGGAAGCCGGTTTCTTCACCATTTCCGGCAACCTCGCCACCCAGTTCATCCAGGGCGTGGGTTGGGGCATGGCCTCGGCGATCAAGGGCGACACCAAGATCGCCTCGGCCTGGATCGGTGACGGCGCCACCGCCGAATCGGATTTCCACACCGCCCTGACCTTCGCCCACGTCTACCGGGCGCCGGTGATCCTCAACGTAGTCAACAACCAGTGGGCGATCTCCACCTTCCAGGCCATTGCCGGCGGTGAAGCCACCACCTTCGCCGGACGCGGTGTCGGTTGCGGCATCGCCTCGCTGCGGGTGGATGGCAACGACTTCATGGCGGTCTACGCCGCCTCGCGCTGGGCCGCCGAACGCGCCCGACGCAACCTCGGCCCGGCGCTGATCGAATGGGTTACCTACCGCGCCGGCCCGCACTCCACCTCCGACGACCCATCGAAGTATCGCCCCGCCGATGACTGGAGCCACTTCCCGCTGGGCGACCCGATTGCCCGTCTCAAGCAGCACATGATCCGCATCGGCCAGTGGTCGGAAGAAGAGCACCAGGCTGTCAGCGCCGAACTGGAGGCCGAGATCATCGCCGCCCAGAAAGAAGCCGAGCAGTACGGCACCCTCGCCGGGGGCCAGGTGCCGAGCGCTGCCACGATGTTCGAAGACGTCTACAAAGAGATGCCGGAGCACTTGAAGCGCCAGCGTCAGCAGTTGGGGATCTGA